The genomic window CTCTTCGGCACGCCGCACCGGCCGCTGGCGCACACCTAGCGCATCCGACCCCCAAGGCCCCGGTGAGTCCTCGACTCGCCGGGGCCTTCGTGTTGCCAGGTAGCTCTGGTGCGGTTCTCTCGGCCATGCCGCAACGCTGCCCTGCCGGTCGCGGTGCGCAGCTCGGCCGAGGCACGCCGAGGGCGGTGGGCTATCTCACGGAAAATAGATAGTTAGCTTATGTAATAATATTTGGGTGCAGCATGCTCCCGAGACGACAGCCGACATCGTGGTCGATCTCCTCGTCACCGCGGGCAGGCTGACCCGGCTGGCCGGGGTGATCGGCGACGACGATCTGCCGCGAGCCGCGCTGCGGGCCCTTGCCGTCCTCGACGAGCACGGCGCGGTGCGGGTCAGCGAATTCGCCAGGATCGATCGATGCTCCCAACCGGCGGCAACGGCGCTGCTCGGCAGGCTCGTCGAGGACGGATTCGCGACGAGGACCAAGGACCCCGAGGACTCGAGGGCGGTCGTCGTCGACCTCACCCCGGCCGGACGCGAGCGACTGGCCCGAGCCCGTGCCGCTTACGGCACGGCCATGGCCTCTCGGCTCGCCGATTTCGACGTCGAACGACTCGCGCGAATGGAAACCGATCTGAACGAACT from Nocardia bhagyanarayanae includes these protein-coding regions:
- a CDS encoding MarR family winged helix-turn-helix transcriptional regulator; this encodes MQHAPETTADIVVDLLVTAGRLTRLAGVIGDDDLPRAALRALAVLDEHGAVRVSEFARIDRCSQPAATALLGRLVEDGFATRTKDPEDSRAVVVDLTPAGRERLARARAAYGTAMASRLADFDVERLARMETDLNELLEALKKAAPQHDPSREHR